The Metabacillus sediminilitoris genome window below encodes:
- a CDS encoding helix-turn-helix domain-containing protein — MEDELSTLFKALGHPIRRRILDILKQSAKTTGELNEYFPEVTRYAIMKHLTILEEGNLVVVRREGKYRRNFLNAVPLQEMHNRWVGKYMQSTANTLLNLQAVVEKKGDLMMTTTDQEQSRAFRIEQEVLIAAPREQVFKALTEQAGDWWEFRLAPKGVSSHFSFEPVPGGQFIEKWGEHEGAVWGNVYYVNAPEEIRLHGHLGMQGAVNSSYVYRLLEKEGATLLQLSHTASGVIEENWEQEHSEGWKHLLGTLLKNYVEQAK; from the coding sequence ATGGAAGACGAACTTTCTACATTATTTAAAGCATTAGGACACCCAATTCGCAGAAGGATTTTAGATATTCTTAAACAGTCAGCAAAGACGACAGGTGAACTAAATGAATATTTTCCTGAAGTGACAAGATATGCCATTATGAAGCATTTGACGATCTTGGAGGAAGGGAATTTAGTAGTGGTTAGACGTGAAGGAAAGTATAGGCGAAACTTTCTTAACGCGGTTCCACTCCAAGAAATGCATAACCGCTGGGTAGGAAAATACATGCAATCAACTGCCAACACACTGCTTAACTTGCAAGCAGTAGTTGAAAAAAAAGGAGATTTAATGATGACAACAACAGACCAAGAACAAAGCCGTGCTTTCCGTATTGAACAAGAAGTTTTAATCGCTGCTCCGCGCGAACAAGTATTTAAAGCATTAACCGAACAAGCTGGTGATTGGTGGGAATTTCGTTTAGCACCAAAAGGGGTATCCTCACACTTTTCGTTTGAACCCGTTCCAGGCGGACAATTTATTGAAAAATGGGGGGAACATGAAGGAGCGGTGTGGGGCAATGTTTACTATGTGAACGCCCCAGAAGAAATCCGCCTTCATGGACATTTAGGAATGCAGGGAGCAGTTAACAGCTCGTATGTGTATCGTCTTCTGGAGAAGGAAGGGGCAACGTTGCTTCAGCTTTCCCATACAGCATCAGGCGTTATTGAAGAGAACTGGGAACAAGAGCATTCTGAAGGATGGAAGCATCTACTCGGAACATTGCTTAAAAACTACGTAGAACAAGCGAAGTAA
- a CDS encoding catalase, whose product MNNKGKMNENSKNEQLEQFRVRDEGEKLTTNQGLKVSEDEFSLKAGERGPTLMEDFHFREKMTHFDHERIPERIVHARGFAAHGEFEVYESMKKYTKAKFLQDPSVKTPVFVRFSTVAGSRGSAETVRDVRGFATKFYTEEGNYDLVGNNIPVFFIQDAIKFPDLIHAVKPEPHNEIPQAASAHDTFWDFVANNQESAHMVMWHLSDRAIPRSFRMMEGFGVHTFRLVNEEGKAHFVKFHWKPVLGVHSLVWDEAQKIAGKDPDFHRRDLWESIEGGLFPEYELGVQLIAEEDEFSFDFDVLDPTKLWPEEDVPVKIIGKMTLNRNVDNVFAETEQVAFHPGHVVPGIDFTNDPLLQGRLFSYTDTQLLRLGGPNFHELPINRPVCPFHNNQRDGFGRQTINVGQVSYHKNSLASNTPAPVSEDEGGYVHYQEKVEGRKVQSRSESFKDHFSQAAMFWNSMSEPEKEHIIDAFSFELGKVKSKSVQQQVVDMFANVSVELATAFALAIGAMPPQKGGSQVTKSSPALSQLNTKKLPNTRKVGVIIGTDFKGEDVLNVCNALIAEGIQVEVISDKLGNQKAFDGTELKVDHTFLTCDSVLFDAIYAAGGKGVSQKFKEEAAYFIQEAFSHYKAIGATFEGKNWLQEEVMANSPGVVIEDQDMSVFAQNFGQAISAHRHWNRQLVK is encoded by the coding sequence ATGAATAATAAAGGGAAAATGAATGAAAATAGCAAAAATGAGCAATTGGAACAGTTCCGAGTGAGGGATGAAGGGGAAAAATTGACGACAAATCAAGGGCTTAAGGTATCGGAAGATGAGTTTTCTTTAAAAGCAGGAGAACGTGGCCCGACGTTAATGGAGGATTTTCATTTTCGTGAAAAAATGACTCATTTTGACCATGAGCGAATTCCAGAGCGGATCGTCCATGCGCGCGGCTTTGCAGCACACGGTGAATTTGAAGTATATGAATCAATGAAAAAGTATACAAAAGCAAAGTTTTTACAAGATCCATCAGTAAAAACGCCTGTTTTTGTCCGATTTTCTACAGTAGCAGGATCACGCGGATCAGCTGAAACGGTGAGAGATGTACGCGGTTTCGCGACAAAGTTTTATACAGAGGAAGGGAATTATGATTTAGTTGGGAATAACATCCCTGTATTTTTTATTCAGGATGCAATCAAATTCCCCGATTTAATTCATGCTGTCAAACCAGAGCCTCATAATGAGATTCCACAAGCTGCTAGTGCACATGATACGTTCTGGGACTTTGTCGCAAACAATCAAGAATCAGCACATATGGTCATGTGGCATTTGTCTGATCGTGCCATTCCGCGAAGCTTTCGAATGATGGAAGGATTCGGTGTCCATACATTTCGCTTAGTCAACGAAGAAGGGAAAGCCCATTTTGTAAAGTTTCACTGGAAGCCTGTTTTAGGTGTTCATTCTCTCGTGTGGGATGAAGCACAAAAAATTGCTGGAAAGGATCCGGATTTTCACCGCCGCGATTTATGGGAATCAATTGAAGGAGGACTTTTCCCAGAATATGAATTGGGAGTACAGCTGATTGCTGAAGAGGATGAATTTTCATTTGATTTTGATGTGCTTGATCCGACCAAATTATGGCCTGAGGAGGATGTACCTGTAAAAATAATTGGCAAAATGACATTAAATCGTAACGTTGATAATGTGTTTGCAGAAACAGAGCAAGTAGCATTCCATCCGGGTCATGTGGTACCTGGAATTGATTTTACGAATGATCCATTGCTGCAAGGACGGTTATTTTCATATACAGATACACAATTGCTTCGTCTTGGCGGACCGAACTTTCATGAGCTGCCAATAAACCGACCTGTTTGTCCATTCCATAACAATCAGCGTGATGGCTTTGGACGTCAAACAATTAATGTTGGACAGGTAAGCTACCATAAGAATTCACTCGCATCTAATACACCAGCTCCTGTTAGTGAAGATGAAGGCGGATATGTACATTATCAGGAAAAAGTAGAAGGGCGTAAGGTCCAAAGTCGAAGCGAAAGCTTTAAAGATCATTTCTCTCAAGCTGCGATGTTTTGGAATAGTATGAGCGAACCTGAGAAAGAACATATCATTGACGCGTTTAGTTTTGAGCTTGGAAAAGTAAAAAGCAAATCTGTACAGCAGCAAGTAGTTGATATGTTTGCAAATGTTAGTGTAGAGTTAGCGACCGCATTTGCATTAGCAATTGGTGCTATGCCGCCTCAAAAGGGAGGATCACAGGTAACGAAATCTTCTCCGGCGCTAAGCCAGTTAAATACAAAGAAATTACCGAATACTCGTAAAGTTGGAGTCATTATCGGTACCGATTTTAAAGGGGAAGACGTGTTGAATGTTTGCAATGCTTTAATAGCTGAAGGCATTCAAGTTGAAGTTATTAGTGATAAGCTTGGAAATCAAAAAGCTTTTGATGGTACAGAACTAAAAGTTGATCATACATTCTTAACGTGCGATTCGGTGCTTTTTGATGCGATTTATGCTGCAGGTGGAAAAGGTGTAAGTCAAAAATTTAAAGAAGAAGCTGCCTATTTTATTCAGGAAGCATTCTCACATTACAAAGCAATTGGAGCAACTTTTGAAGGTAAAAACTGGCTGCAGGAGGAAGTGATGGCAAACAGTCCTGGAGTTGTCATTGAAGATCAAGACATGAGTGTATTTGCTCAAAATTTTGGACAGGCTATTTCTGCTCATCGTCACTGGAATCGTCAGTTGGTTAAATAA
- a CDS encoding NAD(P)H-dependent oxidoreductase: MKILVIFTHPNHKSLSYAFLQKVVKGASENPNIKELQIVDLYEEKFNPLLIFNENKRRRNMHLDPDLEKYRKQISWADKLVFVYPIWWGRPPAMLLGYIDQLFSSNFAYKENGGLLSEGLLKNKSVVCISTMKGPTKYPLFYLNNAHKILMKKALFKYVGIKKVKFFEFGFMESPKGNHEKKLSKIYQYFKKIDL; this comes from the coding sequence ATGAAAATATTGGTTATTTTTACGCATCCTAATCATAAAAGCTTAAGTTATGCATTTTTACAGAAAGTCGTTAAAGGAGCTTCTGAAAACCCCAATATCAAAGAACTGCAAATAGTAGATTTATATGAAGAAAAATTTAATCCTCTCCTAATATTTAATGAGAATAAACGAAGAAGGAATATGCATCTTGATCCTGATCTGGAAAAGTACCGTAAACAAATTAGTTGGGCAGATAAGCTTGTTTTTGTTTATCCAATTTGGTGGGGAAGGCCTCCAGCAATGCTCTTAGGGTATATAGACCAATTATTTTCTTCAAACTTTGCTTATAAAGAGAATGGCGGACTTTTATCGGAAGGCCTTTTAAAGAATAAGTCTGTTGTTTGTATTTCCACTATGAAAGGTCCTACAAAATATCCGCTTTTTTACTTAAACAACGCTCATAAAATACTCATGAAAAAAGCGCTATTTAAGTATGTAGGTATCAAAAAAGTGAAATTTTTTGAATTTGGTTTCATGGAAAGTCCAAAGGGAAATCATGAAAAAAAGTTAAGTAAAATTTACCAATATTTCAAAAAGATTGATCTATAG
- a CDS encoding MarR family winged helix-turn-helix transcriptional regulator, which yields MDKKELFHNLIEFIASVHRVKHEITKHVKIEEVTPVQYSILEYITVNQPVTPSQISDCQHMSMPNTSRELKKLVENKLIEKIGDTEDRRKQYIQLSTHGEIMMNDAFNRIESRFLSRIQNASKGELEEINRAIDLLQTKLFY from the coding sequence GTGGACAAAAAAGAATTATTTCATAATCTAATCGAATTTATAGCTTCTGTTCATCGTGTAAAACATGAAATAACAAAACATGTAAAAATTGAGGAGGTTACACCCGTTCAATATAGCATTCTTGAATATATCACTGTTAATCAGCCTGTAACGCCCAGCCAAATTAGCGATTGCCAGCATATGTCTATGCCTAATACAAGTCGTGAGCTAAAAAAATTAGTTGAAAATAAGTTAATTGAAAAAATCGGAGATACCGAAGATCGCCGAAAACAGTATATACAACTCTCAACTCATGGAGAAATCATGATGAATGATGCATTTAACAGGATAGAGTCTCGTTTTTTAAGTCGAATTCAAAATGCTTCTAAAGGAGAATTAGAGGAGATTAACCGTGCTATTGATTTACTTCAGACAAAACTATTCTATTAA